From the genome of Acinetobacter sp. TR3:
AAATGCTGAAGTTGCTTGAGCATGTTGTACAACTAAACTTAATGATAGAAAGGATAAACAAGAAACAATCTGAACGTGAGAGATTGTCATGTTTATGTAACCTTTTATATTCTTATTTATAAAAGGTTACTCTGATTTTTTTGATAACAATTTATTTAAAACGTTAACAAACTGTACGACATCTTAACAATCAGTGATAAATATCACATATTATCTACCACTTACCCTCACCTAGACCCTGACCAATAAAGGCATATTTAATTTGTGAACGTGAGAATTTAATTGGACATGCCAATTGCGCTTCGGTTTGTTCACTATTTTCAGATAATGGTACATCCACAACCCAACCACGTTGTTCAGCAATTGGAGAAACCAATGCTTCGTCAAGGCTCAAAACAGGTTCCACACAAATATCTAAGGTTTTAAAAAGTTGCTGCCATACTACAAAATCTTGGGTTTTAAACTTTTCTTGTAATGCTTGTTTCACCGCTTGGCGGTCTTCTGCATCAAATGATGTGCCTTTGGCAAGAAGTAATGGTAATTCTAAAGCCGCAGCCAAACCTGCCATAAATTGTGGTTCTAAACTACCGACTGAGAAATAACGCCCATCTTGAGTCTCATAATAATCATAGAAGCTTGCACCATTGAGCATACCCGCTTCAGGGGCCTGTGGTGTTTGCCCTGCCAAACTTGCAGAAGCAGCCATACTATTTAAACTTGCCACACAATCTGTCATGGAAATATCAATATATTGTCCAAGACCACTACGTTGACGCTCAACAACCGCAGCTAAGATACCAATCACCGCATGCAAAGAGCCACCTGCCACATCCGCAATTTGAATTCCAAGTGGTGGTGGGCCACTATCTTGACGACCACTATGACCAGAAACACCCGCAAGTGCCAAATAGTTAATGTCATGTCCTGCCCGATCTTTATAACTTCCCGTTTGACCATAACCTGTAATCGAGCAATAGATGAGACGCGGATTAATCTCTGCCAAAGTCTCATAGTCCAAACCTAAACGGCGCATGACATCAGGACGGAATTGTTCAAGCACAATATCAAACTCAGAAATTTTATTTTTGATCAGTTGAATATTGGCTGCATCTTTGAGATCGAGTGCGATAGATTGCTTATTGCGATTCAAATAACTATGTGCCGTGGCTTGCCCATTGGCATAGGGTGGCATAATTCTCACGAGATCTGGACGCGTTGGTGATTCAACATGGATCACTTCTGCACCCATGTCAGCAAGATACATACTTGCAAATGGCCCAGGTAATAAAGTAGAAAAATCGAGGACTTTCAATCCTTTTAAAGCAGATGGCATAATAATTTTTACTCAATTTGTTTAAATTTTCTTTTATACTAGGTACTGATAAACACAAAAACAATGTCATGTTCAGCCATTTACCTTGATAGTTTCGGCAATTTAACATGTACGTATTGAGCAGTTATTTTTCTTGTCAATTGCCCAATTTGATATTTTAGACGGTTATTTAGGTCAATTATCGTGAATAGTAAAGAAACTGAAGGATTCAATATGAGCCGTGATACGATCAGCATCCACTTCGTGAATGCGGCTTTAACAGGTGTGAAACGCCTAGGCATGGACGTTGAAACATTACTTTCACATGTCGGCATAGAAGCAGAACTGTTACGTCAGCCAAAAGCGCGTATCTCTCCCGAACAATATACCCGCTTTGTTAAAATGTTATGGATGGTCACTCAAGACGAACATGTGGGTTTTGATGTACAACCCCGCCGTTTAGGTACATTTGCCATCATGTGCCAATTGATCATCCACTCCAAGACGCTTGGGCAAGCACTCGAACTTTCCTCACAATTTTACAAATTATTCGGTGATGAATGGTCTGTAAGCTTAGAACGTGATAAGCACGAAGCCCGCTTAGTACCACACATTCCCAAAGCATTAGACCCTGATCATTTTATTACTGAAAGCATGCTGATGATTTGGCATGGACTTGCTTCATGGTTAATCGAACGTCGTTTACCCTTGGAACGTGTACATTTTGGCTATGAACGCCCTAACCACGCCGATGAATATGATGCGCTATTCTTTGCGCCTGTGATGCAATTCGATGCACCACGTACAGAAATCACTTTTGCTGCTGATTATCTCGATTTACCGATACGCCAAGATGACAAAACCTTAGAAGAATTCTTAAAAGCTGCGCCTGCACAATTATTGGTGAAATTTAAGAATACCAACTCCCTAACTTCACGTATTCGTGATGTGTTGAAAAGCCAAATTGGCGAGGAAATGCCAACACTGAATGATGTTGCATCAATGTTGTATTTATCACCACAAACGTTGCGCCGTCGTTTAGCTGCGGAAGGAAAAAGCTATCAAGGTGTCAAAGATGCCTTACGTCGTGATGCTGCAATCCATTTATTACTCACCCCTAATCTCACCCTTGAAGATGTCGCTCAACAAGTCGGCTTCAGCGAAACCAGTACCTTCCACCGTGCCTTCAAGAAATGGACAGGTGTTACTCCTGGTTTATATCGCCAACTACATGGACAGCATTTGTAAATCAAATGTTCTACTAGATAGTCTGAAAACTCAGGCTATCTATTCTGATGATTGAGCAAATAACCATTGCTCTATCCCTTTGGGATAAACAGGAAATCGGCTAAATTCGATCTGCTCTCGGCTCAGCCATTGCGCAATGTATGTGAAGCCATTGGTTTCGTGACCCTGTATTTCGGCTTCGTTATATAATGCGGAGTCCACAAATTCAGCATCATATACAAAAACAATTTCATGCCCTTGTTGACCATCAAAACTGAATAGATTTTCCAGTACGCAAATAAGTTTAGGCTGAGCAATCTGTTGCTGAATTTCTTCTAGAACTTCTCTTTCAATCGCTTGTACAGAAGTTTCGCCAAACTCTATTCCACCGCCAATTGGTCTGAAAAAATATTCATCCTTATTAGGATCATAGCCTTTGGCAAGTAGTACCTTATCCCCATAACGAAATAAGCAAAGGGCTTTTGCTCCTATACGTGTCATTGTACAACCTTAATCTGCTGTAAAAATTCTGCTGCTTGTTTCGGTGAAGTTAGATGAATAAATTGAATATGTTGATACTTTTGATCCTGCATCATCATTTGATATTTTGTCTTATTTCTAGGGTATTGCTGAATCAACCAAATAAAAATTGATTGTTTAGAAAACAATAGCTTTAAACTCTCCCGATTATTAGAGTTTTCCCATAATTTTCTTTGGCTTATAAGGTTGAATAAACTCCGTTTTATTAAATGAGAAAAATTTCTAGAAAACGAGTAATCCAACCAAACTATGGTATCTATTTTCACCAATTTTAACGACATAGTACGAGTATAATTACCATCCAATACCCAACCACCTGGAGTACGATCCATTTTGTTTTTTAATTTTTCAAAAAACACCTCATCCGTTGGTTCTTGCCAATCGTCTAGCCAAAACAAATCATCCATTTCGATGTATTGTAATTGTTGCTTTTGAGCCAACAGACGAGCAAATGTCGATTTACCTGAACCAGTCGTACCAATGACATTGATAAACTTCATTTTTTATGAGCACACTAAAAATGGCAGACAAGTTTAACGAACTTGCATC
Proteins encoded in this window:
- a CDS encoding CaiB/BaiF CoA transferase family protein — translated: MPSALKGLKVLDFSTLLPGPFASMYLADMGAEVIHVESPTRPDLVRIMPPYANGQATAHSYLNRNKQSIALDLKDAANIQLIKNKISEFDIVLEQFRPDVMRRLGLDYETLAEINPRLIYCSITGYGQTGSYKDRAGHDINYLALAGVSGHSGRQDSGPPPLGIQIADVAGGSLHAVIGILAAVVERQRSGLGQYIDISMTDCVASLNSMAASASLAGQTPQAPEAGMLNGASFYDYYETQDGRYFSVGSLEPQFMAGLAAALELPLLLAKGTSFDAEDRQAVKQALQEKFKTQDFVVWQQLFKTLDICVEPVLSLDEALVSPIAEQRGWVVDVPLSENSEQTEAQLACPIKFSRSQIKYAFIGQGLGEGKW
- a CDS encoding AraC family transcriptional regulator; amino-acid sequence: MSRDTISIHFVNAALTGVKRLGMDVETLLSHVGIEAELLRQPKARISPEQYTRFVKMLWMVTQDEHVGFDVQPRRLGTFAIMCQLIIHSKTLGQALELSSQFYKLFGDEWSVSLERDKHEARLVPHIPKALDPDHFITESMLMIWHGLASWLIERRLPLERVHFGYERPNHADEYDALFFAPVMQFDAPRTEITFAADYLDLPIRQDDKTLEEFLKAAPAQLLVKFKNTNSLTSRIRDVLKSQIGEEMPTLNDVASMLYLSPQTLRRRLAAEGKSYQGVKDALRRDAAIHLLLTPNLTLEDVAQQVGFSETSTFHRAFKKWTGVTPGLYRQLHGQHL
- a CDS encoding NUDIX hydrolase; its protein translation is MTRIGAKALCLFRYGDKVLLAKGYDPNKDEYFFRPIGGGIEFGETSVQAIEREVLEEIQQQIAQPKLICVLENLFSFDGQQGHEIVFVYDAEFVDSALYNEAEIQGHETNGFTYIAQWLSREQIEFSRFPVYPKGIEQWLFAQSSE
- a CDS encoding shikimate kinase translates to MKFINVIGTTGSGKSTFARLLAQKQQLQYIEMDDLFWLDDWQEPTDEVFFEKLKNKMDRTPGGWVLDGNYTRTMSLKLVKIDTIVWLDYSFSRNFSHLIKRSLFNLISQRKLWENSNNRESLKLLFSKQSIFIWLIQQYPRNKTKYQMMMQDQKYQHIQFIHLTSPKQAAEFLQQIKVVQ